A portion of the Granulosicoccus antarcticus IMCC3135 genome contains these proteins:
- a CDS encoding aminotransferase gives MDVTQLNSLSALDAKHHLHGSTNPRTVIENGAMVVTGGSGIRIVDEDGKQYIEGLAGLWCAALGFDEERLVIAAEKQMREMPYYHSFLGRAPAPTIKLAEALSRITPAGINRFFFACSGSEAIDSAIKMVWYYNNAKGRPQKKKIISRLNSYHGVTVAGASLTRLKINQDGFDLPIDGFVQVPCPHYYRFGRDGETEYEFSMRLAEELEKTILEEGPETIAAFFAEPVQGAGGVIIPSQGYFDLIQPILKKYDILFVVDEVICGFCRTGNMFGADTYNLKPDIMTMAKGLSAGYQPISAVGISDEVFEGVLKLGDEKGAFGHGFTFGGHPVSAAVALETLNIYQERDMVGHVQAVSQTFQRRLHALADHALVGETRGVGLLGAVEMVADKSSKEKFDPALNMGTQVFEETKKNGLLFRAAGDTLLLCPPLIVMDSDVNEIFDILENALNTVANRI, from the coding sequence GTGGATGTCACCCAATTGAACAGCCTTTCCGCATTAGATGCCAAGCATCACCTCCATGGCAGTACAAACCCTCGAACGGTCATTGAAAATGGCGCAATGGTCGTCACGGGAGGCAGTGGAATCCGCATTGTCGATGAGGATGGAAAACAGTATATCGAAGGGCTAGCTGGGCTTTGGTGCGCGGCGCTTGGCTTCGATGAAGAGCGTCTTGTCATCGCCGCCGAAAAACAAATGCGTGAGATGCCGTATTACCATTCGTTTCTTGGTCGGGCGCCGGCGCCAACAATCAAACTGGCAGAGGCACTGTCCAGAATTACTCCTGCTGGAATCAATAGATTTTTCTTCGCTTGCTCTGGCTCAGAGGCGATTGATTCAGCAATCAAGATGGTGTGGTATTACAACAATGCTAAGGGTCGTCCGCAAAAGAAAAAAATCATCTCCCGCCTGAACTCTTATCATGGCGTCACCGTTGCTGGGGCGAGCTTGACGCGTCTAAAAATTAATCAAGATGGCTTTGACTTGCCAATTGATGGATTCGTTCAAGTGCCTTGTCCGCACTATTATCGATTTGGCCGGGATGGCGAAACAGAATACGAGTTTTCAATGCGTCTGGCAGAAGAGCTGGAGAAAACCATTCTCGAAGAAGGGCCGGAGACCATCGCCGCATTTTTTGCGGAACCCGTGCAGGGGGCTGGAGGGGTCATCATACCTTCGCAAGGATATTTTGATCTGATTCAGCCGATCCTGAAGAAGTACGACATTCTATTTGTAGTGGACGAAGTCATCTGCGGTTTCTGCCGAACAGGCAATATGTTTGGCGCTGATACCTACAATTTGAAGCCTGATATCATGACCATGGCGAAGGGCTTGTCGGCAGGGTATCAGCCGATTTCTGCCGTTGGCATTAGCGACGAGGTCTTCGAAGGGGTTTTGAAACTCGGAGATGAGAAAGGTGCGTTTGGCCATGGTTTTACTTTTGGCGGGCACCCGGTATCTGCCGCGGTTGCGCTGGAAACGCTGAATATCTATCAAGAGCGCGACATGGTCGGGCACGTGCAGGCCGTTAGTCAGACATTTCAGCGTCGGCTACATGCTTTGGCAGATCATGCCTTGGTCGGTGAAACGCGTGGCGTTGGCTTGTTGGGTGCCGTCGAAATGGTTGCCGATAAATCGTCAAAAGAAAAGTTCGACCCCGCACTTAATATGGGCACGCAGGTGTTCGAGGAAACAAAGAAGAATGGGCTTCTATTTAGGGCCGCGGGTGACACATTGCTGTTATGCCCACCGCTTATTGTCATGGATTCAGACGTGAATGAAATTTTTGACATACTCGAAAATGCACTGAACACAGTGGCAAACCGTATCTAA
- a CDS encoding IS4 family transposase — MHTTRAIPSEQDLRATLNSTGVFNLITDDRFLGTIEAHLPTHRERTYPPTETLAMFVAQVLSDDSSCQRAVNERIVRCLQHGLRPPSTSTAAYCEARARLPSDLVESLYKVVGQHVSDNAPIKSLWNERRALLIDGTGTTMPDTPDNQREFPQPSSQEEGLGFPEARMVALSCAATGAIIDATIGAAKGKATGELSQMRILSRSLRANDVLVGDAIYETYWTFMMVQDIGCDGVFEINGSRTRPGKHCTQLVLKRPVRPEWMDLETFHLCPKQITVRQVVNCQRGYQPRVFLTTLTDSKLISDKQIVKLYLLRWNVETDFRSLKCALEAGILTCRTAEMIKKELSVHLLAYNLTRLLMNEAATLCGCEPRSISFRHTVQLWSAWSLSGCQLDPYQWDQLLKAIASRRVGNRPGRKEPRAVKRRPKPRPLLDMPRSAARACAHRYER, encoded by the coding sequence ATGCACACTACCCGAGCCATACCGTCCGAGCAAGACCTACGAGCAACTTTGAACTCCACTGGCGTGTTCAATCTGATTACAGACGATCGCTTTCTCGGCACCATCGAGGCTCATTTACCTACACACCGGGAACGGACCTATCCGCCGACCGAAACACTGGCGATGTTCGTTGCGCAGGTTCTCAGTGATGATAGTTCCTGTCAACGTGCGGTTAACGAGCGCATTGTTCGCTGTCTGCAACATGGATTACGCCCGCCGAGCACATCAACAGCGGCCTATTGTGAGGCGCGTGCTCGCTTGCCGAGCGACTTGGTTGAGTCACTCTACAAGGTTGTAGGGCAGCATGTCAGCGACAACGCCCCAATCAAATCACTCTGGAACGAGCGACGCGCTCTGCTCATCGATGGTACAGGAACCACAATGCCTGACACCCCGGACAACCAAAGAGAGTTCCCTCAGCCGTCCAGCCAGGAAGAGGGTTTGGGCTTCCCCGAAGCTCGCATGGTTGCACTCTCGTGCGCGGCTACCGGCGCGATCATTGATGCGACGATCGGAGCTGCCAAAGGTAAGGCAACCGGAGAACTGTCGCAGATGCGTATTCTTTCGCGTAGCTTGCGTGCGAATGACGTGCTCGTGGGCGATGCTATCTATGAGACGTACTGGACATTCATGATGGTGCAGGACATCGGCTGCGACGGCGTGTTCGAGATCAATGGAAGTCGCACTCGCCCAGGCAAACATTGCACGCAGCTGGTACTGAAACGTCCAGTGCGCCCTGAATGGATGGATCTGGAGACATTCCACTTGTGCCCAAAGCAAATTACTGTGCGTCAGGTTGTCAATTGCCAACGTGGGTATCAGCCCAGAGTGTTCCTGACCACCCTCACCGACAGCAAGTTGATAAGCGACAAGCAGATCGTGAAACTGTATCTACTACGCTGGAACGTCGAGACGGATTTTCGCTCGCTCAAGTGTGCCCTGGAGGCCGGTATACTGACTTGCCGTACGGCCGAGATGATCAAGAAAGAGTTGTCAGTACACCTGCTGGCCTACAACCTGACGCGGCTACTGATGAATGAGGCGGCTACTCTTTGCGGATGCGAACCTCGGTCGATCAGCTTTCGACACACCGTGCAGCTGTGGAGTGCATGGTCACTGAGCGGCTGCCAGCTGGATCCCTACCAATGGGATCAACTGCTCAAGGCCATCGCTAGTCGCCGGGTAGGAAATCGACCGGGACGCAAAGAACCTCGGGCAGTAAAAAGGCGACCGAAACCGAGGCCATTGTTGGACATGCCGCGATCAGCAGCACGCGCTTGCGCTCACAGATACGAGCGATGA
- a CDS encoding PLP-dependent aminotransferase family protein, producing MSVISLSKRVSNLHSSPIREVLAVANKPGMISFAGGLPSADSFPRMDILQMPRQMLQYGPSEGEPELRDLIATELQNIELDVKPENIIVLSGSQQGIDLVAKLFIDHGTRVALQSPSYLAALQAFRFYGMHAVALDPDAPEQALSGDGNHPALAYINPTFQNPTGHCWSTQQRLQFASLADKTGVAVFEDDPYRDLVYEQIDRTPVCAKLKKTSWIYQSSFSKNLAPGLRLGFLAASDDLVPYLLRLKQAADLHSSRVSQWLVLQELNKVSRAEQLHTLAAQYLLKRDHFQALLLEHFSDLAVWQVPTGGLFFWLKLNTTINTSELLASAISQNVAFMPGEPFFLDPQSGYSAIRLNFSHASADEATKGLSVLSALIRNNT from the coding sequence ATGTCGGTTATCAGCCTGTCCAAGCGCGTATCCAATCTTCACAGCTCTCCCATTCGTGAAGTACTAGCCGTCGCGAACAAACCCGGCATGATTTCATTTGCCGGCGGATTGCCCTCAGCTGACTCGTTTCCGCGAATGGACATCTTGCAGATGCCCAGACAAATGCTGCAGTACGGACCAAGTGAAGGTGAACCGGAACTACGAGATCTGATTGCGACAGAATTGCAGAATATCGAGCTTGACGTAAAACCGGAAAACATCATTGTGCTCTCAGGTTCGCAACAGGGAATCGATCTTGTCGCAAAGCTGTTCATTGACCACGGCACTCGTGTGGCATTGCAATCACCCTCCTACCTGGCAGCATTACAGGCTTTCCGCTTTTATGGCATGCACGCCGTAGCACTGGACCCGGATGCCCCTGAGCAGGCCTTGTCAGGCGATGGCAACCACCCCGCTCTGGCCTATATCAACCCGACTTTTCAGAACCCCACCGGACACTGTTGGTCGACACAACAACGTTTGCAGTTTGCATCGCTTGCAGACAAGACAGGGGTTGCGGTATTTGAAGACGATCCCTACCGCGATCTGGTCTATGAACAGATTGACCGCACCCCGGTTTGCGCAAAACTCAAAAAAACCTCCTGGATATACCAAAGCTCGTTTTCAAAGAATCTGGCCCCTGGCCTGCGCCTGGGATTTCTGGCAGCCTCTGATGATCTTGTCCCGTATTTACTGCGATTGAAACAGGCGGCTGATTTGCACAGCAGCCGTGTTAGCCAATGGCTGGTACTGCAAGAACTCAACAAAGTATCCCGAGCGGAGCAGCTGCACACTCTGGCCGCCCAATATCTGCTCAAGCGTGATCACTTCCAGGCACTGTTGCTTGAGCACTTCTCAGACCTGGCCGTCTGGCAAGTCCCTACAGGTGGTCTGTTTTTCTGGTTGAAGCTGAATACAACTATCAATACCTCAGAGCTATTGGCCAGCGCAATCAGCCAGAACGTCGCCTTCATGCCCGGTGAACCCTTCTTTCTGGACCCGCAAAGCGGGTATTCAGCCATACGCCTGAACTTCAGCCATGCCAGTGCCGATGAGGCTACAAAGGGGCTCAGCGTGCTATCGGCATTGATACGCAACAATACCTGA
- a CDS encoding MarR family winged helix-turn-helix transcriptional regulator translates to MVDTKNSATESSRKKREEQLRISVELMFFGYRAFTIGPDALLAKQGLGRVHHRILYFVGREPSLSVAQLLAVLSVSKQALNAPLRDLMSAGLVASEPCGEDKRVRRLSLTSTGESLEAQLTGIQLDLMAGIFDEAGAGAEAHWQEIMQKMRATL, encoded by the coding sequence ATGGTTGACACAAAAAACAGCGCTACTGAGTCCTCTCGAAAAAAGCGTGAGGAGCAATTAAGAATATCGGTTGAACTGATGTTCTTCGGGTATCGAGCTTTTACAATCGGCCCGGATGCTCTATTGGCAAAGCAAGGGCTAGGTCGGGTACACCATCGAATTTTGTATTTCGTGGGCCGTGAGCCCTCATTGAGCGTTGCTCAGTTGCTAGCGGTGCTGTCGGTCAGCAAGCAGGCTCTCAATGCTCCATTGCGCGATCTGATGAGTGCAGGGCTGGTCGCGAGTGAGCCTTGCGGTGAGGACAAGCGAGTCAGACGCTTGTCATTGACGAGTACCGGGGAGTCATTGGAGGCGCAGCTCACGGGAATACAGCTTGATCTTATGGCAGGCATCTTCGATGAAGCCGGGGCTGGGGCAGAAGCTCATTGGCAGGAGATCATGCAAAAGATGCGGGCAACTCTGTAG
- a CDS encoding response regulator: MSTKAHDLVLLVEDSDIDADLLQRVFRRLKPDVKIMRSEDGIDALDTLENFRPDLIIMDIRMPRMGGLETLELIKQDLRLRSIPVIMMSSSKDQNDISDSYNRQANAYIVKSFDPRDGNKMENLVRFWLETAELDN, encoded by the coding sequence ATGAGTACCAAAGCACACGATCTTGTTCTACTCGTTGAGGACAGCGATATAGATGCAGATCTGTTGCAACGAGTATTCCGTCGCCTGAAACCCGACGTCAAAATAATGCGTAGTGAAGATGGCATTGACGCTCTTGATACACTCGAGAATTTCCGACCTGATCTGATCATCATGGATATTCGCATGCCACGCATGGGAGGCCTGGAAACACTGGAGCTGATCAAACAAGACCTGCGCCTACGCAGCATTCCGGTCATCATGATGTCCTCCTCAAAGGATCAGAACGATATATCGGACAGCTACAACCGCCAGGCCAATGCCTATATCGTAAAATCCTTCGACCCCAGAGATGGCAACAAGATGGAAAATCTGGTGCGCTTCTGGCTGGAGACTGCCGAGCTGGACAACTAA
- a CDS encoding sensor histidine kinase yields MITNHTSKSSPTELPPELSESHWTSSLWLVIGSVAIVLLLQIGSAASVSTTAKELRSLLSEAHVAVNTLEQRIGYGGLIHNFKNYVLRPEEEHYREAAYLDAAHALALLEILRTSADNIDIDASLSNTHEMLEGYTLRLTKVHQLAESGLSSQSIDEQVRFDDNPALQEVDVLLSLLNTAVQDRLEKLQRQGSLTSLLSTVGTALLGLLLITIVARRQKKHAAALGTFAEHLAATNVNLSKANESLSQFAGIVSHDLKSPIRYINMFNQLIIEDKKNNKAVEQHTGHIDIQVQKMDSIIDSLLDFTKAGFSKPKIHRLDITRLFADIEQSLKPEIARHKAHVEFHTNLETPVLADPKLLARVINSLIDNSFKYHNPEELIHIVVSANRKDAKALFSVTDNGIGIDARFADIIFEPMARLHGEKSPYEGVGIGLSLAKTIVESHGGLIWLDSDVSSGACISFSLSLSQQSREAA; encoded by the coding sequence TTGATAACAAACCACACTTCCAAGAGTTCACCAACTGAGCTGCCACCCGAACTGTCTGAAAGCCACTGGACCTCGTCTCTATGGCTGGTTATCGGCAGTGTCGCAATCGTGCTCCTGTTGCAAATCGGCTCCGCTGCAAGTGTCTCGACAACCGCCAAGGAACTGCGATCACTGCTCTCGGAAGCCCACGTAGCCGTTAACACCCTCGAACAACGCATCGGTTACGGTGGCCTCATTCACAACTTCAAGAACTACGTGTTGCGACCTGAAGAAGAACATTATCGTGAGGCCGCCTACCTGGATGCCGCCCATGCACTCGCTCTGCTTGAAATCTTGCGCACCAGTGCTGATAACATCGACATTGATGCAAGCCTGTCCAATACACATGAAATGCTGGAAGGCTATACATTACGGCTGACCAAGGTACACCAGCTAGCAGAAAGCGGCCTGTCATCCCAATCCATCGATGAACAGGTTCGCTTCGACGATAATCCGGCTTTACAGGAAGTCGACGTTTTGCTTTCACTACTGAACACGGCTGTTCAGGATCGTCTTGAGAAACTACAACGCCAGGGCTCATTGACATCCTTGCTCAGCACCGTTGGCACGGCGCTACTCGGCTTGCTACTCATCACCATAGTCGCAAGGCGGCAGAAAAAACACGCTGCAGCACTGGGCACTTTCGCAGAACACCTGGCAGCCACCAATGTCAATTTATCCAAAGCAAACGAGTCACTGAGCCAGTTTGCCGGAATCGTCTCTCACGACCTGAAAAGCCCCATCAGGTACATCAATATGTTCAATCAATTGATCATTGAGGACAAGAAGAACAACAAGGCGGTTGAACAACATACTGGCCACATCGATATACAGGTTCAGAAAATGGATTCGATTATCGACAGCCTTCTCGATTTCACCAAAGCCGGGTTCTCCAAGCCAAAAATACACAGACTCGATATTACCCGGCTGTTCGCAGACATTGAACAGAGTCTGAAACCTGAGATTGCCAGACACAAAGCGCATGTTGAGTTCCACACAAACCTGGAAACACCGGTATTGGCAGATCCCAAACTGCTGGCTCGCGTCATCAACAGTCTGATCGACAACAGCTTTAAATACCACAACCCTGAAGAGCTGATACACATTGTCGTGAGTGCCAACAGAAAAGATGCTAAAGCTCTTTTTTCTGTTACCGATAATGGTATTGGAATCGACGCACGATTCGCAGATATCATCTTTGAACCCATGGCCCGTCTGCACGGAGAAAAATCACCCTACGAAGGAGTCGGCATTGGACTCTCACTCGCAAAAACCATTGTCGAAAGCCATGGAGGCCTGATCTGGCTGGATTCTGATGTCAGCTCCGGCGCTTGCATCTCATTTTCGCTTTCATTGAGTCAACAGAGTAGAGAAGCTGCATGA
- a CDS encoding polyhydroxyalkanoate depolymerase: protein MKYQTYEFARSALMPLRMQSKWMRQMLDTPFNPWPENYSKKWIRASSTMFENMTRRYGKPEWEIDSTTIEGLEVPITPVVAMNRTWCDLLHFDRDEKTCGKRDDPKVLLVAPMSGHYATLLRGTVKAMLPDHCLYITDWRDAREVPVAEGEFNLDDFVTEIIECVRFIGKDVHVIAVCQPAVAAVAATAVMAAMDDDCTPASLTLMGGPLDTRRSPTAVNDFAKSKPLSWFKRTVVQSVPWPNAGCMRQVYPGFIQLSGFMHMNLERHIEAHKTVFNDLVKGDCDSVDQHNRFYDEYLAVMDLPAEFYLDTVEKVFLDHALPNGTYTYKGEVIDLNAIKDTALMTVEGENDDICGLGQTEAAHDICPNVPDEKRWHYVQPGVGHYGVFNGTRWRTEIQPRIREMIRTVRHQRKTAVKKPVKAVNAA, encoded by the coding sequence ATGAAATATCAAACATACGAGTTCGCCCGTTCTGCGCTCATGCCCTTGAGAATGCAGAGCAAGTGGATGCGGCAGATGTTGGATACGCCGTTCAACCCATGGCCTGAGAACTACTCGAAAAAGTGGATCCGGGCCTCCAGCACGATGTTCGAGAACATGACACGGCGTTATGGCAAACCTGAATGGGAAATCGACAGCACGACGATAGAGGGTCTGGAAGTTCCGATCACTCCAGTGGTTGCGATGAATCGCACCTGGTGTGATCTTTTGCATTTTGACCGCGATGAGAAGACTTGCGGTAAACGTGATGATCCGAAGGTATTGCTTGTTGCCCCCATGTCGGGTCATTACGCAACGTTGCTGCGTGGCACGGTCAAGGCCATGTTGCCAGATCACTGCCTTTATATTACTGACTGGCGCGATGCCCGGGAAGTACCTGTTGCCGAGGGTGAATTCAATCTGGATGACTTCGTTACCGAAATCATTGAATGTGTTCGCTTTATTGGTAAGGATGTCCATGTCATTGCCGTCTGCCAACCGGCTGTTGCGGCTGTTGCAGCAACCGCTGTCATGGCTGCCATGGACGATGACTGTACCCCCGCATCATTGACACTCATGGGTGGTCCGCTGGATACCCGTCGCAGCCCCACTGCTGTCAATGACTTTGCGAAGTCCAAGCCGCTTAGCTGGTTCAAGCGCACCGTCGTTCAAAGTGTGCCTTGGCCCAACGCGGGTTGCATGCGCCAGGTTTATCCTGGATTCATTCAGCTTTCAGGTTTCATGCATATGAATCTTGAACGGCATATAGAAGCGCACAAGACAGTGTTCAACGATCTGGTCAAGGGTGACTGCGATAGCGTTGACCAGCACAACCGATTTTATGACGAATACCTGGCGGTGATGGACCTGCCAGCCGAGTTCTATCTGGATACTGTAGAAAAGGTGTTCCTGGATCATGCTCTACCCAATGGCACGTACACATACAAAGGCGAAGTCATCGATCTGAATGCCATCAAGGATACGGCGTTGATGACCGTGGAAGGGGAGAACGATGATATCTGCGGCTTGGGTCAAACCGAGGCAGCTCATGATATCTGTCCCAATGTGCCTGATGAGAAGCGCTGGCATTATGTGCAACCGGGTGTGGGCCACTACGGTGTATTCAACGGCACCCGTTGGAGGACAGAAATCCAGCCACGCATTCGGGAGATGATCCGTACAGTTCGGCACCAGAGAAAGACGGCCGTAAAAAAACCAGTAAAGGCCGTCAACGCGGCCTGA
- a CDS encoding alpha/beta hydrolase, with protein MNAKIQTYRWNPPPDTIVRPHGIYLLHGTGEHACRYEGLVTRLTSRGWRVGAHDHIGHGRSQGQRGLVYPENVLSTTATVQIEAFANETGATPVLFGHSLGGVLATQLVIEEKLAVSGLILSAPAYAAVMRPIDRIKLRLLSTFAPKLCLDLGYDPSRLTKDVAVQQAAVADPLIHGYKSATLVNWLLDTGQRMIDKAAQLDVDTLLMIAGADTVADSSKTRLFASKVPAGLLTVHDYEGDFHELLNETLERRERTLTDIEQWLERF; from the coding sequence ATGAACGCAAAAATACAGACCTACCGCTGGAACCCACCACCGGACACGATTGTGAGGCCGCACGGCATCTACTTGCTGCACGGCACCGGTGAGCATGCGTGCCGCTACGAGGGTCTCGTCACTCGGCTGACGTCCAGAGGCTGGCGCGTCGGGGCGCATGACCATATCGGGCATGGCCGTTCACAAGGTCAGCGAGGCCTGGTCTACCCCGAAAATGTCCTGTCAACAACAGCAACCGTTCAGATAGAGGCGTTTGCCAATGAAACGGGCGCTACACCTGTGTTGTTTGGACATAGCCTGGGCGGTGTATTGGCCACGCAACTGGTGATTGAGGAAAAGCTTGCCGTATCGGGGCTCATACTTTCCGCGCCAGCCTACGCTGCAGTGATGCGTCCCATCGATCGAATCAAGCTGCGCCTGCTGTCTACGTTTGCCCCAAAACTCTGCCTGGACCTGGGCTATGACCCCAGCCGTTTGACAAAAGATGTTGCTGTGCAACAAGCAGCCGTGGCGGACCCACTCATTCATGGCTACAAGTCGGCGACCCTGGTTAACTGGTTACTGGACACCGGCCAGCGCATGATCGACAAAGCCGCTCAGCTTGATGTGGACACTCTATTGATGATAGCCGGGGCAGACACGGTGGCAGACTCGAGCAAAACTCGGCTGTTTGCCAGCAAGGTGCCGGCAGGACTTCTAACGGTGCACGACTATGAAGGCGATTTTCACGAGCTGCTCAATGAGACTCTGGAGCGTCGGGAACGCACATTGACTGACATCGAACAATGGCTGGAAAGATTCTAA
- the dctP gene encoding TRAP transporter substrate-binding protein DctP, protein MNSFSLHHRFPRKLIVSLSSVLLGVALTGQSMAADVTLRVTLQLPLKSHLGQNMVLFEKEVEEKSGGAIDVEIYDSATLYKDKEVPAAVGSGSIEMGVVSLTRYVGDVPAVDIFYQPFLFDTEAKVRSAVAKGSTVRAPLDAAIAETGSTVLWWQAYGGAVLLSKEEPVKTPADMVGKKVRVFGKTLGDFVTATGGAPTLVSGSEQYLAYQRGTVDLGMTGVSGVASRKLWEVMDTITITNHADIEFIVVVNTDFWNELSEEHKEIIAAAGLVAEADVRDRMTSIEADAYSLAEENGMTLYTPTAEEVSEWRAASEPVYEAFTEQAGDLGATVLNAAKAL, encoded by the coding sequence ATGAATTCGTTTTCCCTACACCACCGTTTTCCTCGCAAGCTGATTGTTTCTCTCTCATCTGTACTCTTGGGTGTCGCATTGACTGGCCAATCAATGGCAGCTGATGTCACGTTGAGAGTGACGTTGCAATTGCCTTTGAAGAGTCACCTGGGGCAGAATATGGTGCTTTTCGAAAAAGAGGTTGAAGAGAAGTCAGGCGGCGCAATTGATGTTGAAATCTATGATTCAGCGACCTTGTACAAAGACAAGGAAGTACCCGCAGCGGTCGGTTCAGGTTCTATCGAGATGGGGGTTGTATCGCTAACGCGCTATGTAGGAGATGTGCCTGCTGTAGATATTTTCTACCAGCCATTCCTGTTTGATACCGAGGCCAAGGTTCGCAGTGCGGTTGCCAAAGGCTCTACTGTACGGGCGCCATTGGATGCGGCGATTGCTGAGACCGGTTCAACCGTTCTGTGGTGGCAAGCTTATGGTGGCGCGGTATTGTTGTCCAAAGAGGAGCCTGTCAAGACGCCTGCAGACATGGTCGGCAAGAAGGTTCGCGTGTTTGGCAAGACGCTGGGTGACTTTGTGACAGCAACAGGTGGAGCTCCAACGCTTGTCTCAGGTTCAGAGCAATACCTGGCCTATCAGCGAGGGACTGTTGATCTGGGCATGACGGGAGTGTCGGGTGTTGCCTCTCGAAAGCTGTGGGAAGTCATGGATACCATCACCATTACCAATCATGCTGACATCGAATTCATTGTGGTCGTCAATACCGACTTCTGGAACGAGCTGTCTGAAGAGCATAAAGAGATCATCGCCGCGGCGGGCCTGGTTGCCGAGGCAGATGTGCGTGATCGGATGACTAGCATCGAGGCTGACGCCTATTCTCTGGCCGAAGAGAACGGCATGACGCTGTATACACCTACTGCAGAAGAAGTGAGCGAGTGGCGCGCTGCCAGTGAACCTGTTTATGAGGCATTCACAGAGCAGGCAGGTGATTTGGGTGCTACTGTTCTCAACGCTGCCAAGGCGCTGTAA
- a CDS encoding TRAP transporter small permease: protein MTRLFDWLNRVGTALASCLFVAAGAMLTYEVIARYFFTKPTSWAAELSQMCLIWGALLAMASLLSKRQHIQVDAVVQLLPGHVVRWVDMLVLMVVGIFSGVVTWYGFEIFYDSFIRGRTTGSMLNIPIWIVELAVPVGFFMLTLQCVYEIKRTLFRVVSPAEGVSS from the coding sequence GTGACTCGTTTATTTGACTGGCTGAATCGCGTCGGTACTGCGTTGGCCAGTTGCCTTTTTGTAGCCGCGGGAGCGATGCTGACCTACGAGGTCATTGCTCGATACTTCTTTACCAAGCCGACGAGCTGGGCAGCAGAGTTATCTCAGATGTGTCTGATCTGGGGGGCTCTGTTGGCCATGGCCTCGCTATTGTCCAAGCGTCAGCACATTCAGGTTGATGCGGTGGTGCAGCTGCTGCCAGGCCATGTAGTTCGCTGGGTAGATATGCTGGTGCTGATGGTCGTTGGCATTTTTTCAGGTGTTGTAACCTGGTATGGTTTTGAGATCTTCTACGATTCATTTATTCGTGGACGAACCACTGGCAGCATGTTGAATATTCCAATCTGGATTGTCGAGCTGGCTGTGCCGGTCGGCTTCTTCATGCTGACTCTGCAATGCGTCTATGAGATCAAACGAACCTTGTTCCGGGTTGTCAGTCCAGCTGAGGGCGTCTCGTCATGA